AAGATACGAAAAAACTGAAAGGTAATAAAGAATTTACGCTAGAAAAAAGAATAAGTTATTAGACAGTCTGACGGCTTTGTATATTATTAACTTTGTCAGTTCACTATAGTGATAAGTTGTTTATTTAAGCACCTAATTTAGCAACTATAAAATTAATGTAATGATGACTTCGAACGTTAGCCATGACACTTCAGGGTTTGTAAGTAGGCGAGAACTAGCCATTAATTTTATATTTTGGTATCACCAGTTATTTTATTAGTTTTATTATGTTCGGATAAAAATTTCCAATTTTTCCATTTCTAATTTTAATAACACATATAATTGGTAATATTATGTTTATAACAAACAGTACTGGCCAAATATAAAACAAGAGAGACCTTGAACTTATTGGACCAAATTCTATATGTGTAATTTTTAGGAAGAACCATATTATAAATGATAAGAAAGCAATAAATGTCCAAAGTATTTGGAAATTAATAAGGTTTATACCAATATCTTTAAGTCCAATTATTTTATCTTTTTTTGTTGACCATAATATGAAAGGTAAAATTATATTTCCAGTTGGTATAATAAGACCTAATAGTACCGATAAGTGAAAGTATATTAAATAATTTATGTCAGTTTGTTTTCCATGGTCTCGTATGTCTTCTGCATTTAAATCTAAAACTTCGCAAATCAAATTCAATGTTTTTCCTCTGGGTTCATTTTCGTTATTTTCAATCCGCTGAATAGTTCTTAAGTTAACTTTTGCAGATTCAGCCAACTCTTCTTGAGATAGTCCTTTTTTCTTTCTAACGTCTCTAATTTTCTTTCCGATTTCGTTCATAAATAATTAAGTTTATTTTTTGACAAAATTATTTATGAAACTATCATTTTGGTAACGGTTTAAATACGGCATTTTTACGACATTATTGTCTGTCATTGGGTTTGTTGAGTTCTAATTGGTGCTAACTAGGGTATAAACGTCCCGATACTTCGAGAGCGTTTATATCCGTTATGTTTATTAATGTTTTTTTATGTAATAATAAAGCCAAAGAAACAGCACTTCAAATGTGATGGAGTAGCGGTTTATTTAGCGACTGCCTTTCAAATGTAGTAATAAAATGGGGTTTAATCAAATTGAAAATTTGGGTAGCAACTGTGGTGCAAGTAAAGTGTAAAAAATGAAATAGTTTTTACGTGTTTGATAACAAAATAAGATGTTAGGCTCAGTTTTTTTTATCTAATATTCTCTTCTTTTTTTCCATGTGTACTTATCTTTCATTGCTGTATTCCATTCTGCCAAATCTGATAACATTTTATCAATTTTAATCTTGTCAATCCATCGACCATTTACAAAAACACCAAATATTTTTCGAGTGTTATTAATGTCGTTTAATGGGTTAGCGTCAAGCAAAACAAGGTCTGCAAATTTTCCAACTTCTACAGTTCCAATTTTGTCATCAATTTCAAGCCAAGTTGCAGGTAATCTCGTTGCTGAAATTAAAGCTTCTTTATTTGTTAAACCCGCATCAACTAATAACTCCAATTCGTCATGCAATGAGAAACCTGTTATTATGCCAGATGTTCCAGCATCAGTTCCAGCAACCATAGGTACTCCAGCGTCTTTAAAAGCTATGATTATTTCTTTATGAAATGTAATTAGACTGTCTAAATAATTAAGAAAATCAGGACTTGAATGCTTATTGTAATTGTTTGATGTTAACCATTTATCTTTTAAAAGTGGATGTACATATTGTAAAGTTTTCATTGATCGAATCGAATCGAGCGATTGAACTTGGTCTCTTATTTTTACAATAGCTATCAAATTTGGGATTAACCATGTACCATTTTCTTTTGCTAGTTGAGCAAAATATTGAGCCTCTTTTTTTGTCTTATCTTGATTTCTTATCTGTTTAGAAAATTCTTCAGCGTGGGCAACTAAACCAAAATGTGGAATAAAAGCTTTTTCTGTTTGACCCTTAAACGCATCTGGAATATGTCCAACAACTTTTAGTCCTTGTTTTTCAGCTTCATCTACAAGTGCTGTAAAAGACTCCATATTTAATTGAGAATATGCTTTAACAAAATTGTAACCTTCAGCTTTTACAATTCTAACAGCTTGTCGTGCATCTGTAGCTGTGTTTACGATTCGTCCACCATTATTCGGATCTCCACCATTTATCATTGGTGCTATAGCCATTCGTGGCCCTATGACGTCTCCTTTTGTAATTTCATTTCTTTGTCCAAAATGCTCAACTCTTCCTCCAAGTTCAAATATGGTTGTAACACCATTCGCTATATAGGTTGTCATAACATCTTGAGTGTCCATAAAAAATGTTGCACCTTGTGTAGGTGAATTTTCTCTAAAATTTAAATCTGCATTGGTATGTACGTGCATATCAATAAGCCCAGGAATTAACCATTTTCCAGTTCCGTCTATAATTTTCACATTATTTGGAATGATTTTATTAATTGATACTATTTTTTTGTTTTCAATAACTACAGTAGCATTTTCAATAATGCTATTTTCTTCTGTCATTGTAATGATATTCACATTCTCGATTGCAAAAAGGGATTGCTTTTGAAGTTCTTGTTGTTGTGAATTATTTCTGGATGATTCTTTGCATCCTATTAAGACTAGTGAAAATAATAAGAAAATTAAGGATAAAAATTTAATATTATTCATTGAAATGTTTTTATAGATAGACAAATCTATTGGCTAATTGTTACACTTTTTAAAAGTATTTTCAATTTTTGAAAGGTCTAGTTCTGAAATATGTTATCAATTTCAAATTATTATCTTTATGTTTTTGCAAGAGCAACTCTTGGTCAGTTAGTTTTGGATACGTGTTTATTTTCAATTTCTTTCAAATTTATAATTTTGACATACTCAGTCAATTTTTTGAAAGGCATGGTCAATTGAGGCATATATTTTCTTTCTAATTTTGTATTATAAATCAATACGTCTGTGTTTAACCTTAAAAAATTCAATTATGATTAAAAATAAAAATGTAATTAAAGTAATGGTATTAGGTGTCTTATTCATCATATTTACTATGGTTCAAGGTTGCGGTAAGACTAAGGATAATCACAAAAAAGCTAATGAACAAATAGCCGAGATTTCACTTGAAGAAGAAGGAGGAGAGCCACATACGCATAAAGAAGAAATAGAACCGCATACGCATAGTCATTCACCTCAATCAGATCCTGGAAAAAGAATATTAAAACCAGAAGATGTAAAAGGATTGTGGGTGTTTCCTGAAAGTAAAGACAAATTAGGTTCTGGAGGATTACTTAAAATTTATATGGATGCTGAAAGTCATCCTCAAGCTTCTTCAGGTTTTGCTAAATATGAGTTGGGAGTGGGTGGAGCTCTACCTGAACACAAACATAATAAAACAGAAGAGATTGCTTATTTTCTTTCAGGAAAGGGGATTGTTATAAGTTACGAGAATAATAAGAAGATAGAGACTGTTGTTGAAGAAGGATATGTATGGTATACAGCACCAGGGGAATGGCATTCGTTTAAAAATACAGGAGATGTACCTTTAAAATTGGTGTTTGCAACGATACCAAATGCCAAACATGGTTTGTTGAATTTCTTTAAAAAAGTAAGTGCAGAACCTGGGAAACAGGCTACTGCATTAAGTGCGGAAGAGTTTGCAAAACTTGCGTCAGAAAATGACATGATCTTAAAGCCTGCAAAAATTGAGTAGCATTTATTTTCTTGTTTGTGTTTTGGTCGCATAACACATTTCATTAAGCTGGAATCAATTTTACAGTGTGTAAAAAATAAGTTTAGCCTATGGTAAAATGATTCTTATAAGTTGATTCCTTTAGAAAATTGTATTTTTAAGGTATAAACCTCATTTAAAAATTATGGGTAACGGTTACGATATAGCAAAAAACAATCCTACATTCAAGAAAATTGAAGTGTCATCTCTTATGTTTTCGGAATACCGATGTATGGAGGAAAAATCGATTTTTACGGCATGGTCTCATTTAAACTACTTTATTTATGTATTAGAGGGTAAAAAGAAATGGCGAACATTAGAACATAGCTATATGGCTCATGCCAATGATGTGCTTTTTGTAAAAAAAGGAGCTAACATAATTCATAAGTTTTTCGATTCAGATTTTTGTGCCATGGTTATCTTTATTCCTGATGCGTATATAAAAGATTTTATTTCTCAAAAACCTGAAATAGGAAGTAATTTTAAAAAAAATATACCAAGTGATAGTGTAATTCCACTAAAATTAGATAGAATATTAACCACCTATTTTGCTTCTTTGATGGCATACTTTTTTAATGAGGAAAAACCTTCAAATTATTTGATGGAAATTAAGTTTCAGGAATTATTGGTCAACATGTTATCACTCTCTTCCAATCCTAAAATTGGGAGTTATTTTAAGCAGATCTCACAACATGTAAAACCATCTATTAAAAATATAATGGAGGCTAATTTTATTTATAATCTATCTCTAGAAGAATTTGCCAGACTTACACATCGAAGTTTAAGTACCTTTAACCGTGATTTTTATAGTACCTACGAAACTTCACCAGGAAAATGGCTTACCAAAAAGAGAGTGTTACATGCTAAAAAATTATTAGAGAATACGCAGCAAAAAATATATGAAGTGGCTTTTGATTGTGGTTTTGAAAGTCCGGCACATTTTGCAAGAGTTTTCAAGAATGAAAATGGAATAACTCCTTTAAAATTTCAAAAAGCACAGCTGTCTGTTTAATAACAGTTAAAAATTATGTTGAACTCTTGATTATGGATATTCAAACAAATAAGCAAACAAAAGCTTCCTCAAAAGAATGGTTGCATCTAATAGGCGAGCTAGGAGAACAATTGGCAACAAACGGTATAGCTCATGACCATAACGATAGCTTTGTAGTTGATAATTATCAATTATTAAAAAAAAATGGATATTTAAAAGCTATGATTCCAAAATCTTTGGGTGGTGGCGGAGTTTCCTTCAAGGAGATGTGTGAAATATTGATAAAAATTGCACATTATTGTCCATCAACAGCGTTGGCCCTATCTATGCATCAGCATCTTCTTGCCGCAAGTATTTGGAAGTATATACATCAAGGTACAGGAGCAGACTTTTTAAAAGAAGTAGCTGAAAAAAATCAAGTTTTGGTTAGTACGGGTGCACGTGATTGGTTAGACTCTAATGGAAGTATGACAAAAACAGCTGGAGGTTATTTGGTTTCTGCAAAAAAACAATTTGCCAGTCAATCTGCAATAGGAGATGTTTTAGTGACAAGCATACCTTATAATGACCCAGAAGAGGGCTGGCAAGTGTTCCATTTTTCAGTGCCTATGAACACTGATGGGATACAATTATTAGATGATTGGCATACATTGGGGATGCGTGGTACAGGTTCACAAACTGTAACTCTTGAAAATGTGCTCGTTTCAGAAAATTCTATTGTAATGAAAAGAGCAAAAGGTGAATTTCCTATGTTTTGGAATGTAGTTCTAACGGTTGCATTGCCTTTAATTATGGCTCCTTATATTGGAATTGCTGAGAAAGCGATGAAGATTACACTAGAAAAGTTAAAAGTAAAACAACATAAACTACCCCACATTACCCTTTTATTGGGCGAATTGTACAATAGCCTTACATTAGCTCAAGTGCTCCATAAAGACATGATTGCAATAGCTAACAATTTAGATTTTCAGCCCGATGATAGTATTGGTATCCAAATATTGGCTAGAAAGACGTTGGTTGCTAAAGCATGTAAGGAAACGGTCAATAAAGCCATGGAAACAGTAGGTGGACAAAGTTTTTACCGAATATTTGAACTTGAACGGCTCTTCCGTGATGTACAAGCGGTAGGTTTTCATACTTTACCCGAAAAACAACAGCAGCATTTTACAGGAGAATTTTTATTAAAATAAAAAAAAATTGCCACTATGCTTGTATATGATTTGCATTGCCAGATTTTTATGTTCGTTTGTGGCGTGTTTAAGTTGCTAGATTAGAAAATGCAAACTAAATAGAATTCCGAAGTCTCGAAACACGAACCCCGACCTTTTGGGACTCAGAAGTAGGCTAGATTAGCAATTATTATAAATGGTGTTGTACCCGACACTAATTTGTAATTAAAAAAATCATGATTACCATAAATGCAGCTATTCTTTTGTAATAATTAAAAGAGAATAATCCTGAAATTAAGAGCAAATCGTTTTCGATAGTTGATTTTATATTTCCGCCACTTAATCCTGATGTTTTATATTCAATCAATTTTTTTTCATTCTCTCGAATACTCCATTTGTTTCCCCAAAAACTATCTGATTTCCATTCAAATTTTTGTTCGTTTAAAAATATTTCCGCTTTATTAATCCAAGAATTAAATTTTATTTTTCCGATTCGGTTTTTAGATTTTAAATCCGTTATTTCAATTTCGGAGCTAAATATTCCCTTCTTTTTGAAGTTATAATTTGATTCGTTCATATTTCCATAAACAGTTTCGCTAAACATTTTCTGTTTAAGTTCTCCTGTTTTACTATCATTTAAAAATAATTCGTAATTTGAAGAGAAGAATTCTTTTTTCCATTTATAGTTCATTTTGTTTTATATAAAACGATTATATAACCGTCCCGATACTTCGGGAGCCTTCATACCCGTTATGGTATTTTCTTGATTTAAGAAGCTAAAGAAACAGCACTTCAAAGGTGTTGGAGTAGCGGTTTTATTTAGCGACTGCCTTTCAAATGTAGTAATAAAATGGCGTTAAATCAAATTGAAAATTTTAGTAGTAACTGTGGGCAAGTGTAGTATGAAAAATTAGTGAGTTTTACTTTTTTTTATCACAATACATGGTTTTGTGTTTCGTGCTTTATTTTTTATTTATCAA
The nucleotide sequence above comes from Aureibaculum algae. Encoded proteins:
- a CDS encoding helix-turn-helix domain-containing protein, whose product is MGNGYDIAKNNPTFKKIEVSSLMFSEYRCMEEKSIFTAWSHLNYFIYVLEGKKKWRTLEHSYMAHANDVLFVKKGANIIHKFFDSDFCAMVIFIPDAYIKDFISQKPEIGSNFKKNIPSDSVIPLKLDRILTTYFASLMAYFFNEEKPSNYLMEIKFQELLVNMLSLSSNPKIGSYFKQISQHVKPSIKNIMEANFIYNLSLEEFARLTHRSLSTFNRDFYSTYETSPGKWLTKKRVLHAKKLLENTQQKIYEVAFDCGFESPAHFARVFKNENGITPLKFQKAQLSV
- a CDS encoding helix-turn-helix domain-containing protein, with amino-acid sequence MNEIGKKIRDVRKKKGLSQEELAESAKVNLRTIQRIENNENEPRGKTLNLICEVLDLNAEDIRDHGKQTDINYLIYFHLSVLLGLIIPTGNIILPFILWSTKKDKIIGLKDIGINLINFQILWTFIAFLSFIIWFFLKITHIEFGPISSRSLLFYIWPVLFVINIILPIICVIKIRNGKIGNFYPNIIKLIK
- a CDS encoding acyl-CoA dehydrogenase family protein — its product is MDIQTNKQTKASSKEWLHLIGELGEQLATNGIAHDHNDSFVVDNYQLLKKNGYLKAMIPKSLGGGGVSFKEMCEILIKIAHYCPSTALALSMHQHLLAASIWKYIHQGTGADFLKEVAEKNQVLVSTGARDWLDSNGSMTKTAGGYLVSAKKQFASQSAIGDVLVTSIPYNDPEEGWQVFHFSVPMNTDGIQLLDDWHTLGMRGTGSQTVTLENVLVSENSIVMKRAKGEFPMFWNVVLTVALPLIMAPYIGIAEKAMKITLEKLKVKQHKLPHITLLLGELYNSLTLAQVLHKDMIAIANNLDFQPDDSIGIQILARKTLVAKACKETVNKAMETVGGQSFYRIFELERLFRDVQAVGFHTLPEKQQQHFTGEFLLK
- a CDS encoding cupin domain-containing protein, which translates into the protein MIKNKNVIKVMVLGVLFIIFTMVQGCGKTKDNHKKANEQIAEISLEEEGGEPHTHKEEIEPHTHSHSPQSDPGKRILKPEDVKGLWVFPESKDKLGSGGLLKIYMDAESHPQASSGFAKYELGVGGALPEHKHNKTEEIAYFLSGKGIVISYENNKKIETVVEEGYVWYTAPGEWHSFKNTGDVPLKLVFATIPNAKHGLLNFFKKVSAEPGKQATALSAEEFAKLASENDMILKPAKIE
- a CDS encoding amidohydrolase family protein, with amino-acid sequence MNNIKFLSLIFLLFSLVLIGCKESSRNNSQQQELQKQSLFAIENVNIITMTEENSIIENATVVIENKKIVSINKIIPNNVKIIDGTGKWLIPGLIDMHVHTNADLNFRENSPTQGATFFMDTQDVMTTYIANGVTTIFELGGRVEHFGQRNEITKGDVIGPRMAIAPMINGGDPNNGGRIVNTATDARQAVRIVKAEGYNFVKAYSQLNMESFTALVDEAEKQGLKVVGHIPDAFKGQTEKAFIPHFGLVAHAEEFSKQIRNQDKTKKEAQYFAQLAKENGTWLIPNLIAIVKIRDQVQSLDSIRSMKTLQYVHPLLKDKWLTSNNYNKHSSPDFLNYLDSLITFHKEIIIAFKDAGVPMVAGTDAGTSGIITGFSLHDELELLVDAGLTNKEALISATRLPATWLEIDDKIGTVEVGKFADLVLLDANPLNDINNTRKIFGVFVNGRWIDKIKIDKMLSDLAEWNTAMKDKYTWKKRREY